A single genomic interval of Zingiber officinale cultivar Zhangliang chromosome 4A, Zo_v1.1, whole genome shotgun sequence harbors:
- the LOC121970558 gene encoding histidinol dehydrogenase, chloroplastic isoform X1 — protein MESKILSLSRNNQFLGTPILHQFLQPSLSYLKYNLCSFPKGFKATITKCAMKSYKLSDLAHNEVKSLKARPRIDFSSIFSVVEPIVDDVRCRGDASVIDYTARFDKVVLDKVVELVSDLPDPELDPAVREAFDVAYDNIYAFHAAQKIPEKEIENMKGVRCKRITRCIASVGLYVPGGTAVLPSTALMLSVPAQIAGCKTIVLATPPGRDGSICKEVLYCAKKAGVTHILKAGGAQAISAMAWGTSSCPKVEKIFGPGNQYVTAAKMILQNSEAMVSIDMPAGPSEVLVIADRHANPVHIAADLLSQAEHGPDSQVVLVIAGDGVNVDAILAEVSKQCDSLPRGEFASKALSHSFVVFARDMVEAISFSNMYAPEHLIINVEDAERWEGLIENAGSVFLGQWTPESVGDYASGTNHVLPTYGYARMYSGVSLNSFLKYITVQSLTEEGLRKLGPYVATMAEVEGLEAHKRAVTLRLQDIEAPLPA, from the exons ATGGAGAGTAAAATTTTATCTTTGTCAAGGAATAATCAATTTCTTGGAACTCCTATCCTTCACCAGTTCCTGCAACCTTCTCTTAGCTACTTGAAGTATAACCTTTGCTCTTTCCCAAAAG GATTTAAAGCTACAATTACTAAGTGTGCGATGAAATCTTATAAGCTTTCTGATCTTGCACACAATGAGGTTAAATCTCTCAAAGCTCGTCCGCGTATTGATTTTTCATCGATTTTCAGCGTA GTTGAACCAATTGTGGATGATGTACGATGCAGAGGAGATGCTTCTGTAATAGA TTATACTGCAAGATTCGACAAAGTTGTACTTGATAAAGTTGTTGAGCTTGTTTCTGATCTTCCAGATCCCGAG CTTGATCCTGCAGTAAGAGAAGCGTTTGATGTGGCCTATGACAATATTTACGCATTTCATGCTGCTCAAAAGATTCCTGAGAAGGAGATCGAGAATATGAAA GGGGTGAGGTGCAAAAGAATAACACGATGCATTGCATCTGTTGGCCTTTATGTTCCAGGGGGTACTGCAGTCTTACCCTCAACTGCTTTGATGCTCTCAGTG CCTGCACAGATTGCTGGGTGCAAAACCATTGTTCTGGCAACTCCGCCTGGTCGTGATGGTAGTATTTGCAAG GAAGTATTATATTGTGCAAAGAAAGCTGGCGTCACCCACATTCTAAAAGCTGGGGGAGCTCAG GCGATCTCAGCAATGGCTTGGGGAACATCATCTTGCCCAAAG GTTGAAAAAATTTTTGGGCCAGGAAATCAATATGTTACTGCTGCAAAAATGATTCTTCAA AATAGTGAAGCCATGGTTTCCATTGATATGCCTGCTGGCCCTTCAGAGGTGCTGGTCATCGCCGACAGGCATGCCAATCCAGTTCATATAGCTGCAGATCTACTCTCTCAg GCAGAACATGGTCCTGACAGTCAGGTAGTTCTTGTCATTGCTGGAGATGGTGTCAATGTTGATGCAATTTTAGCTGAAGTGAGCAAACAATGTGATAGCCTTCCTAGGGGAGAATTTGCTTCAAAAGCACTTAGTCATAGTTTTGTTGTATTTGCCAGAGACATGGTTGAG GCAATTTCCTTCTCAAACATGTATGCTCCTGAGCATTTGATCATCAACGTTGAGGATGCCGAAAGGTGGGAGGGCTTGATTGAGAATGCAG GTTCAGTCTTTTTAGGACAGTGGACACCCGAAAGTGTTGGCGACTATGCAAGCGGAACCAACCATGTCCTTCCAACTTATGGGTATGCAAGAATGTACAGTGGTGTATCGTTAAACTCATTTCTCAAATACATAACTGTGCAGTCCCTGACTGAGGAAGGACTCAGAAAGCTTGGACCCTATGTAGCCACTATGGCAGAAGTTGAAGGACTAGAGGCTCACAAGAGGGCCGTCACCCTTAGGCTTCAGGACATTGAAGCCCCTTTGCCTGCTTAG
- the LOC121970558 gene encoding histidinol dehydrogenase, chloroplastic isoform X2: MKSYKLSDLAHNEVKSLKARPRIDFSSIFSVVEPIVDDVRCRGDASVIDYTARFDKVVLDKVVELVSDLPDPELDPAVREAFDVAYDNIYAFHAAQKIPEKEIENMKGVRCKRITRCIASVGLYVPGGTAVLPSTALMLSVPAQIAGCKTIVLATPPGRDGSICKEVLYCAKKAGVTHILKAGGAQAISAMAWGTSSCPKVEKIFGPGNQYVTAAKMILQNSEAMVSIDMPAGPSEVLVIADRHANPVHIAADLLSQAEHGPDSQVVLVIAGDGVNVDAILAEVSKQCDSLPRGEFASKALSHSFVVFARDMVEAISFSNMYAPEHLIINVEDAERWEGLIENAGSVFLGQWTPESVGDYASGTNHVLPTYGYARMYSGVSLNSFLKYITVQSLTEEGLRKLGPYVATMAEVEGLEAHKRAVTLRLQDIEAPLPA, encoded by the exons ATGAAATCTTATAAGCTTTCTGATCTTGCACACAATGAGGTTAAATCTCTCAAAGCTCGTCCGCGTATTGATTTTTCATCGATTTTCAGCGTA GTTGAACCAATTGTGGATGATGTACGATGCAGAGGAGATGCTTCTGTAATAGA TTATACTGCAAGATTCGACAAAGTTGTACTTGATAAAGTTGTTGAGCTTGTTTCTGATCTTCCAGATCCCGAG CTTGATCCTGCAGTAAGAGAAGCGTTTGATGTGGCCTATGACAATATTTACGCATTTCATGCTGCTCAAAAGATTCCTGAGAAGGAGATCGAGAATATGAAA GGGGTGAGGTGCAAAAGAATAACACGATGCATTGCATCTGTTGGCCTTTATGTTCCAGGGGGTACTGCAGTCTTACCCTCAACTGCTTTGATGCTCTCAGTG CCTGCACAGATTGCTGGGTGCAAAACCATTGTTCTGGCAACTCCGCCTGGTCGTGATGGTAGTATTTGCAAG GAAGTATTATATTGTGCAAAGAAAGCTGGCGTCACCCACATTCTAAAAGCTGGGGGAGCTCAG GCGATCTCAGCAATGGCTTGGGGAACATCATCTTGCCCAAAG GTTGAAAAAATTTTTGGGCCAGGAAATCAATATGTTACTGCTGCAAAAATGATTCTTCAA AATAGTGAAGCCATGGTTTCCATTGATATGCCTGCTGGCCCTTCAGAGGTGCTGGTCATCGCCGACAGGCATGCCAATCCAGTTCATATAGCTGCAGATCTACTCTCTCAg GCAGAACATGGTCCTGACAGTCAGGTAGTTCTTGTCATTGCTGGAGATGGTGTCAATGTTGATGCAATTTTAGCTGAAGTGAGCAAACAATGTGATAGCCTTCCTAGGGGAGAATTTGCTTCAAAAGCACTTAGTCATAGTTTTGTTGTATTTGCCAGAGACATGGTTGAG GCAATTTCCTTCTCAAACATGTATGCTCCTGAGCATTTGATCATCAACGTTGAGGATGCCGAAAGGTGGGAGGGCTTGATTGAGAATGCAG GTTCAGTCTTTTTAGGACAGTGGACACCCGAAAGTGTTGGCGACTATGCAAGCGGAACCAACCATGTCCTTCCAACTTATGGGTATGCAAGAATGTACAGTGGTGTATCGTTAAACTCATTTCTCAAATACATAACTGTGCAGTCCCTGACTGAGGAAGGACTCAGAAAGCTTGGACCCTATGTAGCCACTATGGCAGAAGTTGAAGGACTAGAGGCTCACAAGAGGGCCGTCACCCTTAGGCTTCAGGACATTGAAGCCCCTTTGCCTGCTTAG
- the LOC121970558 gene encoding histidinol dehydrogenase, chloroplastic isoform X3 — protein MESKILSLSRNNQFLGTPILHQFLQPSLSYLKYNLCSFPKGFKATITKCAMKSYKLSDLAHNEVKSLKARPRIDFSSIFSVVEPIVDDVRCRGDASVIDYTARFDKVVLDKVVELVSDLPDPELDPAVREAFDVAYDNIYAFHAAQKIPEKEIENMKGVRCKRITRCIASVGLYVPGGTAVLPSTALMLSVPAQIAGCKTIVLATPPGRDGSICKEVLYCAKKAGVTHILKAGGAQAISAMAWGTSSCPKVEKIFGPGNQYVTAAKMILQNSEAMVSIDMPAGPSEVLVIADRHANPVHIAADLLSQAEHGPDSQVVLVIAGDGVNVDAILAEVSKQCDSLPRGEFASKALSHSFVVFARDMVEAISFSNMYAPEHLIINVEDAERWEGLIENAGSVFLGQWTPESVGDYASGTNHVLPTYGP, from the exons ATGGAGAGTAAAATTTTATCTTTGTCAAGGAATAATCAATTTCTTGGAACTCCTATCCTTCACCAGTTCCTGCAACCTTCTCTTAGCTACTTGAAGTATAACCTTTGCTCTTTCCCAAAAG GATTTAAAGCTACAATTACTAAGTGTGCGATGAAATCTTATAAGCTTTCTGATCTTGCACACAATGAGGTTAAATCTCTCAAAGCTCGTCCGCGTATTGATTTTTCATCGATTTTCAGCGTA GTTGAACCAATTGTGGATGATGTACGATGCAGAGGAGATGCTTCTGTAATAGA TTATACTGCAAGATTCGACAAAGTTGTACTTGATAAAGTTGTTGAGCTTGTTTCTGATCTTCCAGATCCCGAG CTTGATCCTGCAGTAAGAGAAGCGTTTGATGTGGCCTATGACAATATTTACGCATTTCATGCTGCTCAAAAGATTCCTGAGAAGGAGATCGAGAATATGAAA GGGGTGAGGTGCAAAAGAATAACACGATGCATTGCATCTGTTGGCCTTTATGTTCCAGGGGGTACTGCAGTCTTACCCTCAACTGCTTTGATGCTCTCAGTG CCTGCACAGATTGCTGGGTGCAAAACCATTGTTCTGGCAACTCCGCCTGGTCGTGATGGTAGTATTTGCAAG GAAGTATTATATTGTGCAAAGAAAGCTGGCGTCACCCACATTCTAAAAGCTGGGGGAGCTCAG GCGATCTCAGCAATGGCTTGGGGAACATCATCTTGCCCAAAG GTTGAAAAAATTTTTGGGCCAGGAAATCAATATGTTACTGCTGCAAAAATGATTCTTCAA AATAGTGAAGCCATGGTTTCCATTGATATGCCTGCTGGCCCTTCAGAGGTGCTGGTCATCGCCGACAGGCATGCCAATCCAGTTCATATAGCTGCAGATCTACTCTCTCAg GCAGAACATGGTCCTGACAGTCAGGTAGTTCTTGTCATTGCTGGAGATGGTGTCAATGTTGATGCAATTTTAGCTGAAGTGAGCAAACAATGTGATAGCCTTCCTAGGGGAGAATTTGCTTCAAAAGCACTTAGTCATAGTTTTGTTGTATTTGCCAGAGACATGGTTGAG GCAATTTCCTTCTCAAACATGTATGCTCCTGAGCATTTGATCATCAACGTTGAGGATGCCGAAAGGTGGGAGGGCTTGATTGAGAATGCAG GTTCAGTCTTTTTAGGACAGTGGACACCCGAAAGTGTTGGCGACTATGCAAGCGGAACCAACCATGTCCTTCCAACTTATGG TCCCTGA